Genomic segment of Panthera leo isolate Ple1 chromosome B2, P.leo_Ple1_pat1.1, whole genome shotgun sequence:
AAAATCATATCTTCACTAACTCCTTCTTCATTCACAAGAAATTAGTGTATCAAGTCCTGTAACTCTTTACCTAACGACCTCCTGATTTTTCCCCTTGTTTCAAGTCTAGGGGCTTTTCCTCTGGGTTCACAGTGCTAACAATACCATGGGTGACCTTCCTCCATTTGTGTAGATTCCAGGGAGAacacctctcctctttcccttgaATTCTTCACAGTTGAGGATACAACTGGTGACAGTCGGGTACGTGGACAAAGTTAAGCCATTATGTATTGAGTTTTTACCGGTTTCATTATTCCGACAATCATCTATTAAGGGAGCCGTGCTTACAGCAGAACAGCCAGCAGTTAAAGTATTGGCTTCCTGACCTTGGGACTTAGACAAGGTCTAAGTCTATGTTCTGTTCCTGTTACCTAGGCTTTCAAGTCTGGAGAGTGATAGCACTTACCTGTAGATTGTTGGCTTAAATGAATTTTCTGGAAGCAGGTAGGACTATGCCTGACACGGTAAAGTGCTTAGTGTCAGCTGTTGCCCTTGAGTGCCTGTGTTCTAATTTCAGAACCCACACTGCTGAGCCTACTTGTTTCACCACTAGGTGAGCGAAggtgaacaggaagaaatggaggcaggGGGGAATTGACCACGAAGCCCAAGGTCACCCACCTGGTCAGTGCTGGAGCTGGACTCAAAATCAACCTGGAAAGTTCATGAAGAGCATTGCTAGGCTCATATAAAGCAACTCGGACCTAAGCATACAAGTTCTCCGGCATACAAGAAATTCTGGGTGGAAAGAACCTGGTCCTCTGGGCGGACCCCAGTCTGGATCGCTGCCAGGCCGGAACCTCCCCGTGTGCAGTCTCAGCCCTCCTACCCCTTAGAATCCTTACAAACTCAGAAAACTCTAACGTGTTAGAATCAAGGCGCTCACTTGTTCTGCCGCTTTGTCTTCACCAAACTCCCAGACACCCTAGCCCCTTTTTTCCAGGGTGACTATCAGGCTGGGGGAGCGGGAAGCGGGACtcggggaaggagggaggtgggtgggagtggaggaggaggaagcctggGAGGGTGGAGGCTGCTTCCAGACCACTCCAGAAGCGTCACCATTTAGAAAGTGGGAGGCATGCCCACGGGGAACCAgcttctgtttagatgatctcccctcccctccccgtgcATATTCCGATATGAATGCTCCCAAAACTGCCACCTGAAATGCTTCACTGGGAGCTCCAAGAGCGTGTGCAAGAGGCTGTTTCTCCTTGGGCCGCCCGAGTCTCCGAGTGCAGGCGCGTGGGCAACCCGTGGCCCACTCACCCTTCCTGCCTACGAACTTTCCAGAGCACTAACCCAGTCACCCCAAAGAATCACTTGGAGACTCAATCCTAGAAAACAAGATTGCAGGAAGTTTTGCACGGTCCCAGATTGCAGCTTTTGGTGTTGGGAGCAGCTAAATGACTAGATCCTTAGTAGCAACTGCTTTGGAGAGGCCTGTGGCCCGATTCTACCTTTTTTCCAGGCTGCCTTAGGAATCTAGGCATTTGAGCCTCTTGAAATAAAGTGTTCATTGCAGTTGGTTGAAAGTCCAGCACTGCTCTAGGTTAGGGGCTCTAAATGCATTGATTGGCAGAAAGGTCTAACGAAAACACCAATTTTCCACCAGTTTATGGATGACAAGACCGAGTACCAGGAGTTAAAAACTGGTTCCAAAGCCAAGTGACTTGTAAACAGGAGAAGCCTCAATTCGAATGTGGATTCAGTCAGTATTGTGAACTATCCTGTTCGGGGAAAGCCACTTTTCAGAGACCCTTTCCCCATACTTGAAGTTTCAGATAATACTTTTGAAAACTTACAGGAGCAGAGGCTAACTCCTTTATAGATTGGTTAAGACGGGTTGCTCGCAGCCCAAGACGAGGCACCTACGAGACTGGCCAGGGAGTTACTCGGTTAAATTTACCTTCAAGGACATCTGAGCAACTTCGCAAGACAACCTAAGAGATCACTGCGGAGCTGCGCAGTTAGCGGAGTTTTAAGTTCGGCATTACTATCCGAGGTGCCTAGATTCGCGAAGTCAGGAAGTACAAGCCGTTGTCGGACACTCGATTCGCCATTACCTAAAAGGACCCGGCGATTTTAATACCTGGACACTTTTTTTCAAAAGCCGAGGAACCGCACTATCCTGGCTTGGGCTAAAGTCAACTTACCTTTATCGACTTCCCCGCCTTAACCTAAAAAGTGGTATTATAGCTCTTCCTTTGAAGTGGTGGGGGGCTCTGAAAAGAGCCTTTGGGTATGAAAGCGCTTCCGGAAACTCAGAGGACTGCCAGATCACTTGCCCTTGGCCTTGTGGTGGCTCTCGGTCTTCTTGGGCAGCAGCACGGCCTGGATGTTGGGCAGGACGCCGCCCTGCGCGATGGTGACGCGGCCCAGCAGCTTGTTGAGCTCCTCGTCGTTGCGGATGGCCAGCTGCAGGTGGCGCGGGATGATGCGCGTCTTCTTGTTGTCGCGGGCCGCGTTGCCCGCCAGCTCCAGGATCTCGGCCGTCAGGTACTCCAGCACGGCCGCCAGGTACACCGGCGCGCCGGCCCCGACCCGCTCGGCGTAGTTGCCCTTGCGGAGCAGGCGGTGCACGCGGCCCACCGGGAACTGCAGCCCGGCGCGAGAAGAGCGAGACTTGGCCTTGGCGCGAGCCTTACCTCCCTGCTTGCCACGTCCAGACATCGTAAGCAACGAAAAGAAACCGCAAGACAAGAGAACTAATCACTTGCCAAAAGACAGCAAGCCGGGAAGTAGGTAAAACACCGCTGCTTTTATAGCCATTTCCTGGGGATCAAACCCGGTTGCCTGATTGGCTAGTAACGAGTCTCAGTCAAGTAGCCAATAGAAAAGCTTTATTTCCATACCTCATTTGCATAGTTCTGCCCATGGATGACAGCCTCACGGCTGGTCTTCCAATGAACTAAGACGCGGTCTGCATCCTTCATTAGCATAAAAGCCCTATAAGTAGCAGACATTCGCTTCCTGCTTTCACTCCACTTCTGGC
This window contains:
- the LOC122219418 gene encoding histone H2A type 1-C, whose amino-acid sequence is MSGRGKQGGKARAKAKSRSSRAGLQFPVGRVHRLLRKGNYAERVGAGAPVYLAAVLEYLTAEILELAGNAARDNKKTRIIPRHLQLAIRNDEELNKLLGRVTIAQGGVLPNIQAVLLPKKTESHHKAKGK